Proteins encoded within one genomic window of Columba livia isolate bColLiv1 breed racing homer chromosome 1, bColLiv1.pat.W.v2, whole genome shotgun sequence:
- the LOC102086227 gene encoding rap1 GTPase-activating protein 1 isoform X10, translated as MPCRGQGGEARRGRDYCLSHKGMGGALRTRRIHRKSEEGVCCFNDVIDSPTQGFPCALASAVLNKTVDLFEMIEKMQGSRLDEQRCSLPAPLKTEEEYIPYPSIHEVLQKGWPYPLIILPQFGGYWIEGTSHNFSSLSPTLSDAPFSWSGKVKLESDPTAKLYRKHFLGKEHQNFYSSDMSLGYLVLSVKYEQVDKQENLRLLLRTRTGTKHDLIPISCLNEFPSAVQMAKLLCEDVNVERFFPVLYPKASQLIVAFDEHVISNNFKFGVIYQKSGQTTEEEVFSNTEESLGFLEFLDFLGDKIQLQDFCGFRGGLDVTRGQTGTESVYTNYRGKEIMFHVSTKLPFTEGDSQQLQRKRHIGNDIVAIIFQDESTPFVPDMIASNFLHAYVVVQLTHDTTGDTFYKVSVTARDDVPFFGPPLPNPAIFRKSAEFREFLLAKLINAEYSCYRADKFAKLEERTRSALLESLFEELQLRSRSMMGLPIGEDDKIENGSGSFLENFKRVIRGRSQSLDTMGISMRKQQPATLPSRPATPGLALSQSVTEGPKAIAARHCREDTEGAGQSRNFL; from the exons GAAGTCTGAGGAGGGGGTGTGCTGCTTCAATGATGTTATAGACTCTCCCACCCAAGGCTTTCCATGTGCTCTTGCTTCTGCTGTCCTCAACAAG aCTGTGGACTTGTTTGAGATGATTGAAAAAATGCAG GGGAGTCGTCTAGATGAACAAAGATGTTCCCTTCCAGCTCCTCTCAAG ACAGAAGAGGAGTATATTCCTTACCCCAGCATCCATGAG GTATTACAGAAAGGATGGCCATATCCTCTCATCATCTTACCCCAGTTTGGGGGCTACTGGATTGAAGGGACCAGCCACAACTTCTCCAGCTTGAGTCCAACTCTGTCTGATGCCCCATTTTCCTGGAGTGGAAAAGTGAAACTGGAGAGTGACCCTACAGCCAAGCTGTACCGCAAACATTTTCTGGGGAAG GAACACCAGAACTTTTACTCCAGTGACATGTCCTTGGGCTACCTGGTACTTTCTGTGAAGTATGAACAGGTTGACAAACAGGAAAATCTACGCCTTTTGCTGAG GACTCGAACTGGCACCAAACATGATCTGATCCCCATTTCATGTCTGAACGAGTTTCCCAGTGCTGTCCAGATGGCAAAG CTGCTTTGTGAGGATGTGAATGTTGAACGCTTCTTTCCAGTCCTCTACCCCAAG GCTTCACAGCTTATTGTTGCATTTGATGAGCACGTTATAAGCAATAACTTCAAATTTGGGGTCATCTACCAGAAATCTGGGCAG aCAACCGAAGAAGAAGTCTTCAGCAACACAGAAGAGAGTCTGGGTTTCCTGGAGTTCCTGGATTTCCTTGGAGACAAGATTCAGCTGCAGGATTTCTGTGG GTTCCGGGGAGGCTTGGATGTCACTAGAGGTCAAACGGGCACTGAGTCAGTGTATACAAATTACCGAGGCAAGGAGATCATGTTTCATGTGTCTACAAAGCTGCCTTTCACAGAGGGAGATTCCCAGCAG CTTCAGCGGAAGCGTCACATTGGGAATGACATTGTAGCCATcatcttccaggatgaaagcaCACCTTTTGTCCCCGATATGATTGCTTCTAATTTCCTACATGCTTATGTGGTAGTTCAGCTCACTCATGACACGACTGGGGACACTTTCTACAAG GTTTCAGTCACAGCCCGAGATGATGTCCCCTTCTTTGGACCCCCTCTGCCAAATCCAGCCATATTTAGAAAG AGTGCAGAGTTTCGTGAATTCCTTTTGGCCAAGCTCATCAATGCTGAGTACAGCTGCTATCGAGCTGATAAATTTGCTAAATTAGAG GAAAGAACTCGGAGTGCCCTCTTGGAGAGCCTTTttgaggagctgcagcttcGCAGCCGCAGTATGATGGGGTTGCCCATAGGGGAGGATGACAAGATAGAGAATGGCAGTGGGAGCTTCCTTGAGAATTTCAAG CGGGTGATTAGAGGCCGCAGCCAGAGCCTGGATACCATGGGGATATCCAtgagaaagcagcagccagccaCCCTGCCCAGCCGCCCAGCTACACCTGGCCTTGCTCTCAGCCAGAGTGTCACCGAGGGCCCTAAGGCCATTGCTGCG
- the LOC102086227 gene encoding rap1 GTPase-activating protein 1 isoform X12 has protein sequence MPCRGQGGEARRGRDYCLSHKGMGGALRTRRIHRKSEEGVCCFNDVIDSPTQGFPCALASAVLNKTVDLFEMIEKMQGSRLDEQRCSLPAPLKTEEEYIPYPSIHEVLQKGWPYPLIILPQFGGYWIEGTSHNFSSLSPTLSDAPFSWSGKVKLESDPTAKLYRKHFLGKEHQNFYSSDMSLGYLVLSVKYEQVDKQENLRLLLRTRTGTKHDLIPISCLNEFPSAVQMAKLLCEDVNVERFFPVLYPKASQLIVAFDEHVISNNFKFGVIYQKSGQTTEEEVFSNTEESLGFLEFLDFLGDKIQLQDFCGFRGGLDVTRGQTGTESVYTNYRGKEIMFHVSTKLPFTEGDSQQLQRKRHIGNDIVAIIFQDESTPFVPDMIASNFLHAYVVVQLTHDTTGDTFYKVSVTARDDVPFFGPPLPNPAIFRKSAEFREFLLAKLINAEYSCYRADKFAKLEERTRSALLESLFEELQLRSRSMMGLPIGEDDKIENGSGSFLENFKRHCREDTEGAGQSRNFL, from the exons GAAGTCTGAGGAGGGGGTGTGCTGCTTCAATGATGTTATAGACTCTCCCACCCAAGGCTTTCCATGTGCTCTTGCTTCTGCTGTCCTCAACAAG aCTGTGGACTTGTTTGAGATGATTGAAAAAATGCAG GGGAGTCGTCTAGATGAACAAAGATGTTCCCTTCCAGCTCCTCTCAAG ACAGAAGAGGAGTATATTCCTTACCCCAGCATCCATGAG GTATTACAGAAAGGATGGCCATATCCTCTCATCATCTTACCCCAGTTTGGGGGCTACTGGATTGAAGGGACCAGCCACAACTTCTCCAGCTTGAGTCCAACTCTGTCTGATGCCCCATTTTCCTGGAGTGGAAAAGTGAAACTGGAGAGTGACCCTACAGCCAAGCTGTACCGCAAACATTTTCTGGGGAAG GAACACCAGAACTTTTACTCCAGTGACATGTCCTTGGGCTACCTGGTACTTTCTGTGAAGTATGAACAGGTTGACAAACAGGAAAATCTACGCCTTTTGCTGAG GACTCGAACTGGCACCAAACATGATCTGATCCCCATTTCATGTCTGAACGAGTTTCCCAGTGCTGTCCAGATGGCAAAG CTGCTTTGTGAGGATGTGAATGTTGAACGCTTCTTTCCAGTCCTCTACCCCAAG GCTTCACAGCTTATTGTTGCATTTGATGAGCACGTTATAAGCAATAACTTCAAATTTGGGGTCATCTACCAGAAATCTGGGCAG aCAACCGAAGAAGAAGTCTTCAGCAACACAGAAGAGAGTCTGGGTTTCCTGGAGTTCCTGGATTTCCTTGGAGACAAGATTCAGCTGCAGGATTTCTGTGG GTTCCGGGGAGGCTTGGATGTCACTAGAGGTCAAACGGGCACTGAGTCAGTGTATACAAATTACCGAGGCAAGGAGATCATGTTTCATGTGTCTACAAAGCTGCCTTTCACAGAGGGAGATTCCCAGCAG CTTCAGCGGAAGCGTCACATTGGGAATGACATTGTAGCCATcatcttccaggatgaaagcaCACCTTTTGTCCCCGATATGATTGCTTCTAATTTCCTACATGCTTATGTGGTAGTTCAGCTCACTCATGACACGACTGGGGACACTTTCTACAAG GTTTCAGTCACAGCCCGAGATGATGTCCCCTTCTTTGGACCCCCTCTGCCAAATCCAGCCATATTTAGAAAG AGTGCAGAGTTTCGTGAATTCCTTTTGGCCAAGCTCATCAATGCTGAGTACAGCTGCTATCGAGCTGATAAATTTGCTAAATTAGAG GAAAGAACTCGGAGTGCCCTCTTGGAGAGCCTTTttgaggagctgcagcttcGCAGCCGCAGTATGATGGGGTTGCCCATAGGGGAGGATGACAAGATAGAGAATGGCAGTGGGAGCTTCCTTGAGAATTTCAAG
- the LOC102086227 gene encoding rap1 GTPase-activating protein 1 isoform X9, giving the protein MPCRGQGGEARRGRDYCLSHKGMGGALRTRRIHRKSEEGVCCFNDVIDSPTQGFPCALASAVLNKTVDLFEMIEKMQGSRLDEQRCSLPAPLKTEEEYIPYPSIHEVLQKGWPYPLIILPQFGGYWIEGTSHNFSSLSPTLSDAPFSWSGKVKLESDPTAKLYRKHFLGKEHQNFYSSDMSLGYLVLSVKYEQVDKQENLRLLLRTRTGTKHDLIPISCLNEFPSAVQMAKLLCEDVNVERFFPVLYPKASQLIVAFDEHVISNNFKFGVIYQKSGQTTEEEVFSNTEESLGFLEFLDFLGDKIQLQDFCGFRGGLDVTRGQTGTESVYTNYRGKEIMFHVSTKLPFTEGDSQQLQRKRHIGNDIVAIIFQDESTPFVPDMIASNFLHAYVVVQLTHDTTGDTFYKVSVTARDDVPFFGPPLPNPAIFRKSAEFREFLLAKLINAEYSCYRADKFAKLEERTRSALLESLFEELQLRSRSMMGLPIGEDDKIENGSGSFLENFKRVIRGRSQSLDTMGISMRKQQPATLPSRPATPGLALSQSVTEGPKAIAASFALPGRSPSRTRASRFHGRRSSAIGIENIQEEKRCKNSRGQLKDSA; this is encoded by the exons GAAGTCTGAGGAGGGGGTGTGCTGCTTCAATGATGTTATAGACTCTCCCACCCAAGGCTTTCCATGTGCTCTTGCTTCTGCTGTCCTCAACAAG aCTGTGGACTTGTTTGAGATGATTGAAAAAATGCAG GGGAGTCGTCTAGATGAACAAAGATGTTCCCTTCCAGCTCCTCTCAAG ACAGAAGAGGAGTATATTCCTTACCCCAGCATCCATGAG GTATTACAGAAAGGATGGCCATATCCTCTCATCATCTTACCCCAGTTTGGGGGCTACTGGATTGAAGGGACCAGCCACAACTTCTCCAGCTTGAGTCCAACTCTGTCTGATGCCCCATTTTCCTGGAGTGGAAAAGTGAAACTGGAGAGTGACCCTACAGCCAAGCTGTACCGCAAACATTTTCTGGGGAAG GAACACCAGAACTTTTACTCCAGTGACATGTCCTTGGGCTACCTGGTACTTTCTGTGAAGTATGAACAGGTTGACAAACAGGAAAATCTACGCCTTTTGCTGAG GACTCGAACTGGCACCAAACATGATCTGATCCCCATTTCATGTCTGAACGAGTTTCCCAGTGCTGTCCAGATGGCAAAG CTGCTTTGTGAGGATGTGAATGTTGAACGCTTCTTTCCAGTCCTCTACCCCAAG GCTTCACAGCTTATTGTTGCATTTGATGAGCACGTTATAAGCAATAACTTCAAATTTGGGGTCATCTACCAGAAATCTGGGCAG aCAACCGAAGAAGAAGTCTTCAGCAACACAGAAGAGAGTCTGGGTTTCCTGGAGTTCCTGGATTTCCTTGGAGACAAGATTCAGCTGCAGGATTTCTGTGG GTTCCGGGGAGGCTTGGATGTCACTAGAGGTCAAACGGGCACTGAGTCAGTGTATACAAATTACCGAGGCAAGGAGATCATGTTTCATGTGTCTACAAAGCTGCCTTTCACAGAGGGAGATTCCCAGCAG CTTCAGCGGAAGCGTCACATTGGGAATGACATTGTAGCCATcatcttccaggatgaaagcaCACCTTTTGTCCCCGATATGATTGCTTCTAATTTCCTACATGCTTATGTGGTAGTTCAGCTCACTCATGACACGACTGGGGACACTTTCTACAAG GTTTCAGTCACAGCCCGAGATGATGTCCCCTTCTTTGGACCCCCTCTGCCAAATCCAGCCATATTTAGAAAG AGTGCAGAGTTTCGTGAATTCCTTTTGGCCAAGCTCATCAATGCTGAGTACAGCTGCTATCGAGCTGATAAATTTGCTAAATTAGAG GAAAGAACTCGGAGTGCCCTCTTGGAGAGCCTTTttgaggagctgcagcttcGCAGCCGCAGTATGATGGGGTTGCCCATAGGGGAGGATGACAAGATAGAGAATGGCAGTGGGAGCTTCCTTGAGAATTTCAAG CGGGTGATTAGAGGCCGCAGCCAGAGCCTGGATACCATGGGGATATCCAtgagaaagcagcagccagccaCCCTGCCCAGCCGCCCAGCTACACCTGGCCTTGCTCTCAGCCAGAGTGTCACCGAGGGCCCTAAGGCCATTGCTGCG tcttttgccttgcctggtaGGAGCCCCTCACGTACTCGAGCTAGCCGGTTCCATGGGCGACGGAGTAGTGCCATTGGCATTGAGAACATACAGGAGGAAAAGAG GTGCAAGAATTCCAGGGGACAGCTTAAAGACTCAGCgtaa
- the LOC102086227 gene encoding rap1 GTPase-activating protein 1 isoform X11, which translates to MPCRGQGGEARRGRDYCLSHKGMGGALRTRRIHRKSEEGVCCFNDVIDSPTQGFPCALASAVLNKTVDLFEMIEKMQGSRLDEQRCSLPAPLKTEEEYIPYPSIHEVLQKGWPYPLIILPQFGGYWIEGTSHNFSSLSPTLSDAPFSWSGKVKLESDPTAKLYRKHFLGKEHQNFYSSDMSLGYLVLSVKYEQVDKQENLRLLLRTRTGTKHDLIPISCLNEFPSAVQMAKLLCEDVNVERFFPVLYPKASQLIVAFDEHVISNNFKFGVIYQKSGQTTEEEVFSNTEESLGFLEFLDFLGDKIQLQDFCGFRGGLDVTRGQTGTESVYTNYRGKEIMFHVSTKLPFTEGDSQQLQRKRHIGNDIVAIIFQDESTPFVPDMIASNFLHAYVVVQLTHDTTGDTFYKVSVTARDDVPFFGPPLPNPAIFRKSAEFREFLLAKLINAEYSCYRADKFAKLEERTRSALLESLFEELQLRSRSMMGLPIGEDDKIENGSGSFLENFKSFALPGRSPSRTRASRFHGRRSSAIGIENIQEEKRCKNSRGQLKDSA; encoded by the exons GAAGTCTGAGGAGGGGGTGTGCTGCTTCAATGATGTTATAGACTCTCCCACCCAAGGCTTTCCATGTGCTCTTGCTTCTGCTGTCCTCAACAAG aCTGTGGACTTGTTTGAGATGATTGAAAAAATGCAG GGGAGTCGTCTAGATGAACAAAGATGTTCCCTTCCAGCTCCTCTCAAG ACAGAAGAGGAGTATATTCCTTACCCCAGCATCCATGAG GTATTACAGAAAGGATGGCCATATCCTCTCATCATCTTACCCCAGTTTGGGGGCTACTGGATTGAAGGGACCAGCCACAACTTCTCCAGCTTGAGTCCAACTCTGTCTGATGCCCCATTTTCCTGGAGTGGAAAAGTGAAACTGGAGAGTGACCCTACAGCCAAGCTGTACCGCAAACATTTTCTGGGGAAG GAACACCAGAACTTTTACTCCAGTGACATGTCCTTGGGCTACCTGGTACTTTCTGTGAAGTATGAACAGGTTGACAAACAGGAAAATCTACGCCTTTTGCTGAG GACTCGAACTGGCACCAAACATGATCTGATCCCCATTTCATGTCTGAACGAGTTTCCCAGTGCTGTCCAGATGGCAAAG CTGCTTTGTGAGGATGTGAATGTTGAACGCTTCTTTCCAGTCCTCTACCCCAAG GCTTCACAGCTTATTGTTGCATTTGATGAGCACGTTATAAGCAATAACTTCAAATTTGGGGTCATCTACCAGAAATCTGGGCAG aCAACCGAAGAAGAAGTCTTCAGCAACACAGAAGAGAGTCTGGGTTTCCTGGAGTTCCTGGATTTCCTTGGAGACAAGATTCAGCTGCAGGATTTCTGTGG GTTCCGGGGAGGCTTGGATGTCACTAGAGGTCAAACGGGCACTGAGTCAGTGTATACAAATTACCGAGGCAAGGAGATCATGTTTCATGTGTCTACAAAGCTGCCTTTCACAGAGGGAGATTCCCAGCAG CTTCAGCGGAAGCGTCACATTGGGAATGACATTGTAGCCATcatcttccaggatgaaagcaCACCTTTTGTCCCCGATATGATTGCTTCTAATTTCCTACATGCTTATGTGGTAGTTCAGCTCACTCATGACACGACTGGGGACACTTTCTACAAG GTTTCAGTCACAGCCCGAGATGATGTCCCCTTCTTTGGACCCCCTCTGCCAAATCCAGCCATATTTAGAAAG AGTGCAGAGTTTCGTGAATTCCTTTTGGCCAAGCTCATCAATGCTGAGTACAGCTGCTATCGAGCTGATAAATTTGCTAAATTAGAG GAAAGAACTCGGAGTGCCCTCTTGGAGAGCCTTTttgaggagctgcagcttcGCAGCCGCAGTATGATGGGGTTGCCCATAGGGGAGGATGACAAGATAGAGAATGGCAGTGGGAGCTTCCTTGAGAATTTCAAG tcttttgccttgcctggtaGGAGCCCCTCACGTACTCGAGCTAGCCGGTTCCATGGGCGACGGAGTAGTGCCATTGGCATTGAGAACATACAGGAGGAAAAGAG GTGCAAGAATTCCAGGGGACAGCTTAAAGACTCAGCgtaa